TAACCAAATAAATACGATAAGATAAGATACAAATATACTCACATCAAATATTTTCCCCAAGTCGTTAGCTAGGCAGGAACAATTGAATGCCACTATGCCCAACTCTTTAACCTAGAACAAAATACAGTTTCATTATGAAATCTGTCATATACAGACTCACACGAATACAGATGTATACACACACATGTACagattatactatatatggCATGCAAATAATACACATACACAAGCATTCACACTCATAAACTCGCACGTACAAcacatttatatgtacaacCACACTCTATAAGTtctatacatacacacacacgagCCGCACCCTCACACTCACACATACACAATCTCTCTATATATACCTGTGTCAAAGACCTCCAATCCATGTTGGCACtaccaatataaaaatgtgttctATCTATGATCCAGAATTTCGTATGCAGCACGCCACCGCCGAGGAGCTTCGAGAAGTTAAGACTCCGTACCTGATAGAAAAATCATTACAATTACCACACATAAAACCGACttacaaaaatgttacattcAATTCATGTTTCCACTAGGATGAGGTAGTGATACTGAGATTCTGTGAATAAATTGTTACGTGATAAAACTCtaccgtattttttttaacccaaTACCTCAACATAGATACTTTCAGTTTTTCCTTTTTGCCAGCCAAAACTTTCCAGTTTTCGTATGGAGAAACGAAAAGatggaatatataattattatcaataaatatttaaacaaaataatcaagACCTTAAAGAAGACCAAATAGTAACAAAGGCTTATTTTTTCAAGTACATTGACCTCTATGAGAAAATTTGTATGGAAATGTATTTCAcgtaacatttaaaagtcatCTTTAATACCTGTGCAGCTTTCTTCTTAACTAAATATTCAGTATCTATATTAGGGTTTAGCTTGGTGGGCCAGTTTTGagcaattttcaaatttatattcctCTTTGTCCCGGCTGCAAGTAGTGCCTGGAATACTTGCTCGCCCTAAAATacacaacaaataataataaaaaaaaaccttttgtatgaaatattttataaatatttgagtcAACCAGACAAGATAAATTGTGTAAACTGACTTGTTATgataaagaagtttttaacataaaatgttgTAGTATTTGCCTTTCAATGACATATTTGGAATGTAattgtattatgtatgtattagtTTATACatctgtatatgtatatatttttgcagaCCTATTATTGTGAATTAATTCTTTAGGCACTTTATATTTAGGTTATTTGAATAAGATTTTGGTGCTGTTGTATTCTACATTATAATAAGCCTTTGAaagtttgtttacattttttatcttgtttcaTAGTATTAATGAAATGTCGATAAAATAATGAgccattttattatagatttttatatttatgtcattaaaatgtGAAATGCAAATTCATTTTGTCATAGCTGTAATTATAACTCATATGAAATCAAtatgttaaacataaaaatataaattttataacatacctCTATAGAAGAATTATATGGATATTCCTCATTAAACCTAAGTGTCCAATAGAATGAGGCAATTTCTATGGACGTTTGAGCTTCGTCTATCAAATCTAACCATGCGTTCTTAGTTGGCCTGTGAGTTACATTTGGGGGATACATGTGACCTTCTGGTATACTTTCCACTAATGATaacctgaaatattttttttataaattttttttgtgcatACAACACGAGGTTTAGCGATTATATATACGAGCGAGTAGTTCTGATTACGGTCACATTGACTGGAAGGCGGCGCTAGTAGCGGCAGGTCGAAAGTAtttcttgtaattttatatagatggCACTTTCACTATTTTTACCAAatcatacaataattaaaattatgaaaacaaatctataatattaaaattgaaacttttGCTTTTCTTCTATCTTTTTATAGTATAGttgactttaaataattaattaattttaatcgacATTAAAATCTAACCATAAAGATACTCACCTACATTCCTCGGAGCAGTGCAAATTGACATGTGGAGTGGGAAGAACATGTGCTATATTGGGTTGGTCCAGCAGTGGTACCAACACAACCAACACTATAAGCACTATCACTATGGATACAGGGATACAGGAAGGCCGGCACCATATACTGCGTTTCTTCcttctgttaaaaaaatactcacaCCATGTAAAGTTCTTCAAAAAAACTTCTTTGTGTTAAGTCACttgtttaattactttttctttttattttagtactgGCTTGGCttctttaatacattatactaagaaaatgttatcataaaacttttcaatcaatattaatttaaataaagtaattctaTTCCATTTTTGGTATACAGTAATCTATGTAAATTAAggaataaagataaatttttaaacttattatgatattcttttttagtaataaaacttatactattgaaaatttatcaattttaggtgaatatatcatgttatatgtgcatatgttgtttaaatttataaacaatttgtcATTTGTCAtcagaaattgttttaatcttCATATtccaatatcaaaataatttggacccactttttatttaataattgttgtattttattttctaatacatttcttactggtatatattacaataaaaaagtttctataaTGTGATAAATGTAGTAGACCATTGATTAAcacaaatgtattaataaatagaactagatttacattaaaatatgtaaattaattaggagaaattgacataaatatatagaaatcgTATGATATTCAATATGCAAGGTGGTTTAtccagtaataaataaatataaagtaagtaaaatagttgaaaatgtactaataataatattacttacttaTCATGATAGCTATTTCCGTTTTCATCTCTCATCATGAATATTTGCTCCCACTGCTCCAACTCCTCATCAGACGATGACGCGTTCCCCACGCTCCCCGATTCTAGCACAGTCTGGTAACAATGaagttgaaattaatatgCAAATCACAAAATATTCCTATCTATACACatgttcaaaaatttaaatataaaaaaactgtatgttaatattattttttaaatgcctTACATTCATAACAAagctttttcataaaaattaatttcatcaatcaatttcatatttcaataaaaattttcatagatacatttaaacttactttgaaatttttaaatatggattTGAAAGGAACAAGAAAGTCAGCTAAATATTTCATCATAAAAGTAAGcaaattcatcaaaataagtaatagaaataataagcGAATCGTTTCGTCTTTGTTTAATATGacgtatttttgttttaaatacacttGTTCATTAAGAAGTCACTAATAATTGACATATTTTGACGCAAAAGTCAGTAATTTGAGTTTGACACTTATAACAATCGCAAAGAGTCGAGTACCTGCTAATACCTAATTCTaaaatttccaaaaataacgtaaaattatattcgtagaataaaaaaaatattgtattatatgcgatataattatttaaactttagttGAAATAAacactttgatttttttaaaacaaccaaccaTTTCACTTTTGTCATCcacttcaatatataaaaattttttgaataaaaaattcttttatttttttgtctttcaaAAAAACTATAGTTAGCACTCTTTGAAATCAACTGCATTTTCGTTTGTCCTGATGTTCCCTTACAAGTCGTGCAATCGCATTTGCAGTATAAGTATGACTGCAAAGTAAATGACGTCGGCTACCACTGCATTGTGCACTGTACTGTAAAACCACGAGTAAAACTATGCAGGgaaaacagatttaaatacGGTAATTATTGTTTCACAGGCGAGGGTATAATTTAGTGGACATGTCGTTATtccaactttttaaataaattacgctGCAGTAGAATAaccattttcaaaataatttaatttaacctgaatatttttatgtaaaaagttTAGTCTCGATACATTGTTGCTGTAAGAAGTCTTTAGTGTTCAGTATccgaaaataataaacaaggaACCCTCATGGCTCGATCAACAGATTTTCATCAGTTTCTTTGTAATCGTTAGCTTCAgctctaaaaaataaatactaacgacattttgaaaatttaacgagtatcaaagtttttatgtCTTGATACTGACTggagttttaattaatgaagtaaattttatatttgcttttagtaggtacatataaaatctttattaaatatttaacgacAGAGTTGAAAACAATTCACTCATTTCAAACTTCAGCAACACaatgttttttgtataaaagtaacaaaatattcttatgtaACTAAATATACCAAGGTATATATCAaggtttgatttaaatgttacattttaatcaaacttgttacttttttatacttcatagtttcaaatttggttaggtagagaaaGGAACtgggacggtggaggtgagcgtttaacgtgcgttagataggggcctctTAAATCTACAACTGGGCCGAAAATCCCAGGCAACGTTAAAGGTTCTTTTCCTGCAACGCGATAGACCttgcacccgcacggtgaatccatggaatgctgagaggtttcgacTCTGTGTGAAAGTTACTTTTAGATAAAGTaggtatgtataatatacgaaagatatttatacattGGAAGGTATTCaacgaatttttaaatactctcaaaaattttgataagaattgaaattaaatcaaacttaaACCTGTGTCTAAAAAgctaattttatacaaaaaccaatatttttcgtaaatgatatatacaaagtttttttaaaattggatatttaaacaatcaaGGTTTAACAAGGGAAAGCGTATGGTAAATAGACGGTAATCCTAATTTCTAATCGTGTTCCTAAACACTTTTTTCtattgtctttatatttatatgatgggatataggtacatatttgtatttggTCAAATAATCAATGAAGTACGTATAAGCAGTCGACTTAAAGTTGATAACAGTAAATGGTACTCAATACCCTTATCACTAGTTTCCATCGCTAGACTAAACGGAGACAGTTGCTAGTTTTCATTCACTTACTACTTACGTTGTTACGATAAATGTCAAGATACCTGTTTAGTTAGACGGTACAAAATCGTGGTAAGAGATCAAGGACCTTGTTAtagagtattcaaaaacgttgTAACATTTGTAGCATTTTActcaaaatacaaatttgttGTTACAAATTGTTTAGTTTTACTAAAATGTCTGATAGCAACAACGACACAATTAAGAaagaatacaaatatttctaaaattattgaatgacACACGAGAAtggctttaattaaaaagcaaaCAACCATTTATCACAATACCAATACACTAAACGGAATTAAGTAttctatgtttaaaaaacgCAGCTTAATGGATTAAAAACAGAGAcgaattgtataatttttcaatgcaCTTAGCTGGTGAGGCGCCTGGCCCCTGGCGGATACAATCGATATAGgtgaaataaaactcaaaatttatttattcccaacacgttataattatatatgtttatatttacgtGTCGATAAGTGGGAGAGagtatttagaataataatcaACGATACTGGTTGACTAGTTACTATTAGTATTGGTTGTGTCGGAAGATGAagctttacaatataaaaatattaactgtaGAAAATAGGTTCTATAAGTTTTGAAAAATCAAAATGGCTGTATCTGAATAGTACttacagtaaatataatttgttattagaaagatctagaattttatatcaaagctAGAACAAGTATATTTTGGACTACTGAAAAACAATTGAATACTTTCATTGctctaaataattaaagcatgatacaaatacatattacatagCTTCCTGCCTGCTGCCCATGCtccatattgtttttaaagccTAAACACTTTCCAAAACTGGGCTACAGTATGCGTTTgtaatgtaattgtaaaaaattcaAGACAACAATTCTGATCTTCCTTCAAGttatacgtttaaaaattctataaaagtcttggaaaaagtaaattatgaatattttaaggcAATTAATGTcacctatttaaaaaaatagtcagagtaaatttttttacacatatGTAATTCTATTTTTCACAATATCAACATCTTTTAAAGACACatcagattttataaaaaaaataacgaccACATAGTTTGTTTACAGAAAATAATccaaatttaacttattactgtcattttcaaaaaatatttttttaaaaatacggtAATTTAGtagaaacttatataaatttccagATTTAGACGAAATACACATAGCTGAAATACACAGATTTAGTAACGATATTAAATAGTTGTCATATATTCTGAAAACATTTCATACTTACACAACAATATATCGCAAATGAAGTCGCGAACAAAGgcttcttaattaaaattatactcacCTTTCTAGTTGTAagctaaatattattgtatgtacAATAAGCAGGTTACAAAGAACctcttttaatatacaacactCCAGAACATTAActttacagaaaatataagcAATATAAAGCCAGTCTCTCATATTCTATCTTTATGTATCGATTCAATCCATTAGGGTAAGCGCTAACGGTTATAGTTCAATGCAATTTGAAATTAGCTACCTAATCCATTTAGCTAGACTTTTGTTTTCACtctaatatgtttttattgacCTCAATTAATATCGTCTgttgaatttcattttaacatttgatCACCGTGAATTGCTAATTGattagttttatgaaaaatttcagCTATTTTACTCGTAGAGctcaaaattattgaatttgaaatatcgtatttatgttataatatataattgatttatttatatagatttctttaaaaaatatttatttttccatcGCTATTCTTAAAGCCTAATTAAGAtatagaacattttattttcagttaacTCTATGTTATTGAACATTTCTTCCTATTAATAGGTAGTATTTTTGTGCAAAGTATAGGTAAAATTTCAATGAAGAAATACctatttatgtatatcaaatttttgtaaaacttaaattaaaggaAACTTAGAAATAAGTTGTATCGACGAACTGTACTTCCTTCTAAGAAACTTGCCTCAAACTGTGGGATTGCAGTAACATtgaaggttatttttttatatagaaatcaggtttaaagtgatttaaaaaacgCAGTTTGGTTCTGCTTTCATTAAGAAATTTGTAGTGTCTCTTGTAAGGTCGCAAGAAATCCCTTTTTGATTGCAAAATTTAtagcgatttttttttgttgaaaatatgctaataaatattttttactacctAACCGTATTTTAGCTTCAGACGagagtttatttatatggtttacttcatttaattgccttattattaagtaatatatatatatatatatatgaaacaccACTTCTTAGCATTCTCATATATGTGTGTAATATAGACGAGCTATGAATAATTCATTTGTTCAAAAACAGTTTTCTTCAAAGACCTCATATATTTTCGTAATGAGATTTTTGCGTGTTATAAACGATACTTTCCTTCGATTATCATATTCACACGTGAACACATTGTTTTCAAGTGATTACAACGATTgctttttctataataaattctttgcaacattttattgttacagcttaattacgttaaattaaaataatgtgacGTTTTATTTTGCGGTTTTCGATTAAGGtgctaatattaaattacaccaAACCTGGGTCAAGTGTCATAATCAGTGTTTGCGTTAGAGCAttccgtattttattttttcactactaataataaatctgACTTAGATGTATTCCTCTATTTCTTATACTCaagaaaaattctttttattttataaagttttaaaatagtcCACCTTTCCTACAAACTACcttaaaattacaaagtatATAGTCCTATTCTCGTTCATAATGTTTTAAGACATAtccaagtaataaatattcaaagacTCCGTGGAGAACTATTACGTATCTGTTGAAACtatcattattaacatttcacagtttaaattaacaataggACAGCAAAATCTCTATCACAAGCTtttgattaataaacattttcaaaaagcgttattattaaaaataggaaTATAAATGTGATACTGAGTCTGAAACAGATAAAGACTAGGACAGATCAGATAAATAAGAgtgtaatttattgaaaacgaTTTGttgcttatattaaaaattcactcTAAACGATAAACCTCACAGGTTTACTGTTCGTGGCTGGTtagctattaaatttatttatgtaaataatactgAACTGGCATAATTTCTTTAGCAAcagctataaattaaaatgcaaaCTTCATGCtataatctaataaaaatatcttatgtctatataaatatagttataaagtCCACCCTTATTTTTATGGTATAAAGCATTTGAAATGATTTCTGCATGAGATGGACTTTATTGCGGTAATAAttctttcattttatgttCCACGTTCGGTATAACGCAAAATTATGaatgttaaaagtatttataccGCACTCGATAGCTTCGATATTTAATAGCAGTAGACTACCCTCTATTTTATGCctcataaaactattaaatatatatatatatattataatactttaagcTATAAAGGAGGTCTAACATATGTGTACAGAGTagactacatattttttaaaacctaaatgttttgaagtaatttcgaatgaaaaattttattgcaattttttttattaaaaggttacctgtataaaaattataccaggaagcgaaaaaatattaaatacgattaaaaaaaaattggctttttatttcttataaatgaatatgcCGAATATTCGTTAgctggattaaaaaaaataagtagataattaatatatattctaataattatatatgtgaaaaatatttatattttaatgtattttatcgtTATACAAGTATCTATATTATGCTTAGAATACTCCTTTACGTAGGGTTGTGTTTAAGAATGTGGTCCATAGAGATTGAACTTTTATGAGGTTATGGAACTCCTATGAAAGTTAAAATTCAAACGAATAAAAAGCATATAAAAACATACGTTTAAGCCTTAATATTGTTAGGAAAATTACTATTAAGAGACACGTTTCAAGAACtaagatttaaaacattgatgTTAACATAACCAATCACAGCTAACTTCcgctattaaaagaaaaaaaaaataaagtttttaaacctCCAGATATCCATTAACAGAAAACTAAGcaatgaaaacattaaaataaaacgattttctattaaacgactatttagataaatttaatcaaagtaatatttatagttatgaCATTTATGAAGCGTTCGCTCTCAGCCGCTTCGAGCACAGATGAGGTCTCCCTAATGGACATCTTGACAGTTttccattttaaattctagtctcttgataatttttacttatagtACGTACTTATTCAAGCTCTTAAATTATAAGCAAAGAGaaggttaatttaatataaaatttattaataattaagtctGTCAGGTCTCCTGGGTTCTATATTTGATGTAGacacttataattttgtttttcataactttaatataactaataaaatgaaaagtcaTGGCACATGTGTCATACATGGCAcagatgtacatatatatagatataaaacttcttaatgtatttatatgataagaCTTGGCTATAATTTATACCTTCATAGCGGTCAAATCCCGTGGGAtcataacagttttatttagtatgaaATCACATAACACAGAATAAAGATGTCGCTGACGACTGGTTGACAAAATATCTATTGTTTTGACACATTTTATAGATTTCTCACTGAACTTAATTTGTAGTCCAGAACGGACGAAGCTgcaggcaaaaactagtatttaatatattattaataaagttttcaaaacTACAGTCTGTTGTCATAAGTAAAAAAGAACATCTAAAATGCGTACCAAGCCATATTTAACCTACTTTCAAGCAAACACTTTTTAAAGTAGGTATGTGAAACGCTTTTTAAAATGCAACTAgtacaataatgttttttttttcaggcaAGGCGATGCCtcgaaataaatttcaaagctGTTgagtaaaaacaaatatcatcAGGTGGAATGCGaacattagaatattttattttaatgatatctaagattgtCGCGTGTACTTACTCATTTCATTGAAACTAAGGTTTTCGGAAAatacgtgttttttttattattttataactacataatcccgacgtttcgattccTTTATAgcgacttaattttttaacataccCTATGAACATTCTGTAACTTGTTTAGTGCTCTTTCACCAgcataaaaagatattattgcCATCTCAAGACCGTAAACAAATCAATCTGAATCAGAGTAATGTACCTATATTATAATGCCCTATTTTCCAGACATAAAGGTGAAgtggaaacaataaaatttatgagaaataatgtttaaatatccACAGCTTAAAATGAATTCtatgctatttatttattacttacgtctttacatttttattttcttttcattagcTTTATCtccttaaaaaaacaaatcttgGCTTTGCATTctatatatgattaattaaaaatatgtttttgttgcCTATGGAAGTTTTATTCTCATCATAGGGTCAATTAATCAAATTTCGGACACGAGTCAGGATGCTTTAAGGACAAGGTCGTATGCAAAGTTGTTAATATTAGTCAAGAAAATACTATTGACGCTTGACGGTTACCATGGCAACcagtttaataacaaaattaggaAAATAGTGTGGCGTTACTGGGGCAACTAATGGCTGCTCGATTACTTGACTTacgtacaaataaattattatattttagtaacattTTCAAGCATATAGTCTGGATATTAACctaatctgaaaaatactgCAACAATCATAAAAGATATTCCAGAAAACTGTATTCTAAGCGAAAACAGATGATGATCGACAGGTCGATTACCTTTGACTTTAATCTTCTGAGTGGTTGAGCGACCACGGCATAATATTCAGTTATTTCATGAAACAATCTTATAAATTTCTCAAAGTTGCTAGAATTccatacgtttattttaataagaaatttttaacgctattcagttattaaaaaaattataattaaaataaaatttcgataagccttttaaaaaaactgcAGCCTACCCTAGACTAGAGCAGATGTAAACGAGAACTCATCCactgaaatcaaatataaattcataataacaaaatcaaaacatttatgACTGAGTTATTCATTAGTATCGAAATCAAGTaatccaaaaattttaaattaagaccttaaaatattcaacacaTTTAACttattcattcaaaaattaaatccaaaaatgtatacaataaatatatattattttttaaacgaagtCAAACTGATTTCGTCTTCTTAAGTGTCGTAATGTTAATGGAAATATGACCATATTCAAACAGGAATGACTGTAGATGAAATTTTAACCCCgctatatataagatttttatactGAAACTTAATAGTAATCTTTAATTAACAACTTTAAGCTTTTAGtccataaaaatacatttgatatgTTGGCGTTGCTAACTTTTTCTATTTCTGACAGTGAAGtgtcagaaatataaaaaagaaaaaagtgtcttttcacaaaatattaaaagaatgtcCTatgatatataagaatatatatatatatatatatatgataggaCCTCAAAGTAACAaggtagggttaggatcaagcaAGAAGGCAAAAGATACGGATACATCtgcggggaggcagttggaagaagcatttgctggtggcaTGTAAAACACttctggatagcggtcaatactcgcgtcgtcacgatagggttcaaAGAAATTATACACTGAGTGATTAgtcttttatatgttttatgagaGAAGACACTAGTGTTCTAAAATCAAAATTGAAGCCACTACCTTTAAAGTGTCTCCAGATTGGACTAAAATGATTTGTGGTAAATTTGTAAGCGATAGAAGTGGGCGCGAGAGCTATAACAGCTagatctctctacaacctactaaagtCTTGGGTTTGTCccgaactaatatcaattcatacTTAGAatgtacttcgaaggcagatCTAGtaggtttgtttaaaattttgctagGTAGAAAAACTAGCTtcgacggtggaggtgagcgtttaacgcgcgtatgataggggccccttataTCTACACAtgggtcgcaagtcctaggcactgttaaagctcgCAAAGCACCGGCACCCATACGGTGATTCCAAGGAATGCTGAAAAATTTTGTCTCTCTTGTCATCGATCGGCAAATAAGAAAgttttttacgtttttattttacactttaactattatttaaagtcaaaTCGGTAATATTTCAGCAACTTTACTAAAGGAAGgcaagataaaatattagcgCTTTTGtcatcatatttaaatgttaactcGTTTACTTACCTGGTATGTTAGAATTGGGTACTGATATCCTATTTGAtttgtgttttttaagattttactattgaaaatataaaaaaaatatacatcaagAAATTCTTATCTAAGTCACAGTCATTGAATTATAAGACTGGCACCAGCGCGTTCGTATGCCTATTGATATCAAACAGAAATGTTTCACCAGCTACTGATAAGATTCCAGGTTTTGATCACCACCTTTCTaggttacataataataactacacaaattacttaaactatatatttaaatcataaccATTTATTCCATTAGCTCGAACTAAATTCACAATAAGTTAATCTAAAACtaattcacataaatattactttaaaactaaattgacAGTTAtcataaagttattttgttgCAGCTTGACAGCTTTACCTTACACCCGACTTTTATAACTGAGTCAAGTATATGAAATACATTACGTTGGTTTTACTACGTACATGcaagtaaaaagtaatatacaaAGTTGATGAAAGTATTTAACTTTGGTTGACATTGTTGCGTCAATGTATTGTCGCCATCTATTGTACGCTTCAAAAAGAACATTATTCAGCTGTTTCTGatgataaaatctaaatttcaTAGCATTTAGTTTCCGTACTTTAGGTCCGCTTGTTTTACTGCAGCATTTAAACGTAATAGTAATAAACGTTAGTTGCCcaaatgtaaaatgtataaaattcttaaggTCAAATATTTGGGGACTGTACGCATCATAAAGATGATGTAATCTCACGTTTcccataaaacttttatacttaatatattttatgtggaCGTATAGTAACCATTTTTATCGTCCATTCCactagttaataataatgctCTAATAAAACACGTTTAATTCTTAAACAATACTAGTAAAGGACTGTAACACGCTGTAGACGACGATAGACAATTGTTACAAATGTGCTTTAACCCGccacaaaatgtttattggaATGTCAAACGACTATCAACATTTCAATCTATGATTCAATCGTT
This genomic window from Danaus plexippus chromosome 14, MEX_DaPlex, whole genome shotgun sequence contains:
- the LOC116769526 gene encoding 5'-3' exonuclease PLD3-like isoform X3, with amino-acid sequence MTVLESGSVGNASSSDEELEQWEQIFMMRDENGNSYHDKRKKRSIWCRPSCIPVSIVIVLIVLVVLVPLLDQPNIAHVLPTPHVNLHCSEECRLSLVESIPEGHMYPPNVTHRPTKNAWLDLIDEAQTSIEIASFYWTLRFNEEYPYNSSIEGEQVFQALLAAGTKRNINLKIAQNWPTKLNPNIDTEYLVKKKAAQVRSLNFSKLLGGGVLHTKFWIIDRTHFYIGSANMDWRSLTQVKELGIVAFNCSCLANDLGKIFDVYWRLGTSDAVIPDSWPADLSTDIDMEHPINISDGAHSYGAFITSSPPPLSPTGRTNDDDAIVNIIHSAEEFVYVAVMDYAPALEYTPKLQFWPKIDDALRRAALETRARVRLLVSWWKHSQPAEEHFLASLAALQGAYTRVDLQVRRFIVPSTPEQDKIPYARVNHNKYMVTDKTAYIGTSNWYGDYFVDTAGVAFVYEPHDMNNTKDIRKELQDVFERDWNSPYAVPLRRL
- the LOC116769526 gene encoding 5'-3' exonuclease PLD3-like isoform X4, producing MMRDENGNSYHDKRKKRSIWCRPSCIPVSIVIVLIVLVVLVPLLDQPNIAHVLPTPHVNLHCSEECRLSLVESIPEGHMYPPNVTHRPTKNAWLDLIDEAQTSIEIASFYWTLRFNEEYPYNSSIEGEQVFQALLAAGTKRNINLKIAQNWPTKLNPNIDTEYLVKKKAAQVRSLNFSKLLGGGVLHTKFWIIDRTHFYIGSANMDWRSLTQVKELGIVAFNCSCLANDLGKIFDVYWRLGTSDAVIPDSWPADLSTDIDMEHPINISDGAHSYGAFITSSPPPLSPTGRTNDDDAIVNIIHSAEEFVYVAVMDYAPALEYTPKLQFWPKIDDALRRAALETRARVRLLVSWWKHSQPAEEHFLASLAALQGAYTRVDLQVRRFIVPSTPEQDKIPYARVNHNKYMVTDKTAYIGTSNWYGDYFVDTAGVAFVYEPHDMNNTKDIRKELQDVFERDWNSPYAVPLRRL
- the LOC116769526 gene encoding 5'-3' exonuclease PLD3-like isoform X2 gives rise to the protein MNLLTFMMKYLADFLVPFKSIFKNFKTVLESGSVGNASSSDEELEQWEQIFMMRDENGNSYHDKRKKRSIWCRPSCIPVSIVIVLIVLVVLVPLLDQPNIAHVLPTPHVNLHCSEECRLSLVESIPEGHMYPPNVTHRPTKNAWLDLIDEAQTSIEIASFYWTLRFNEEYPYNSSIEGEQVFQALLAAGTKRNINLKIAQNWPTKLNPNIDTEYLVKKKAAQVRSLNFSKLLGGGVLHTKFWIIDRTHFYIGSANMDWRSLTQVKELGIVAFNCSCLANDLGKIFDVYWRLGTSDAVIPDSWPADLSTDIDMEHPINISDGAHSYGAFITSSPPPLSPTGRTNDDDAIVNIIHSAEEFVYVAVMDYAPALEYTPKLQFWPKIDDALRRAALETRARVRLLVSWWKHSQPAEEHFLASLAALQGAYTRVDLQVRRFIVPSTPEQDKIPYARVNHNKYMVTDKTAYIGTSNWYGDYFVDTAGVAFVYEPHDMNNTKDIRKELQDVFERDWNSPYAVPLRRL